In the genome of Desulfovibrio aminophilus DSM 12254, the window CGACGCGGCGGGCAACGCCGATCAGGCCCGCGAACGCGCCCAGCAGGGCGAAACCATCGCCGACAAGGCGGTGGCCGCCATCGAGGCCGTGCGCGACGACACGGCCCGCATGGGCGAAAGCCTGCACGCCCTCGGCGATCAGGTGGAGGACATCGGCAAGGTCATCGAGATCATCACCGACATCGCGGACCAGACCAACCTCCTGGCCCTGAACGCGGCCATCGAGGCCGCCCGCGCGGGAGAGGCCGGACGCGGCTTCGCGGTCGTGGCCGACGAGGTCCGCAAGCTGGCCGAGAAGACCATGAACGCCACCAAGGAAGTCCACACGGCCATCGCCGGAATCCAGGACAGCGCCCGGGTCAACATCGAGCACATGGACCGGGCGGGCCAGGACGTGCAAAACGGAGCCGAGCTCGTGCGCCGCGCTGGCGACTCCCTCAAGTCCATCGTCGAGGTCTCCGTGGGCACCGCCGATCGCGTCCGCTCCATCGCCACCGCCGCCGAGGAGCAGTCCGCCGCCAGCGAGCAGATCACCCGTTCCGTGGACGAGATCAACCACATCGCGGAAGACACCGCCCACACCATGAGCCAGTCCGCCGAGGCCACCGCCGAGGTCGCCCGCATGGCCTCGGCCCTCAAGACCGTCATCGCGGACATGCGCACGGCGGGAGAAGACGAATAGCGGACAGGAAACCCCGGGGGCTCCCCGCCCCCGGACCCCTGGCCAGGGCACGGCCCTGGACCGGATAGTGGAGCGGGTTCCAGCGGGCTTTGCCCGCTGGAACCCGCTCCACGGTCGGCCCAAAAAGCAGAGAGTTTTCTTCCGTCTTTCTGAAACGGGGCGAAGCCCCACCGATCCGGTTGCCTCTTCCCCGGGCATGGTCTAGCGTAACGGGATCCCTCACCGGAAGGAGAACGCCCATGAACAAGCGGACTCTGCTCTCCCTGTGCGCGGCCCTGCTCCTCTGCGCCGCGTCTCCGACCTGGCTCCTGGCCGACGGCCACGGAAAGAACCGCGACCGCCGGAGCGAATGCGGAACCCTGCCCCGAAACGCGGCCTACGACGAAAGCTGCGGCGGCTGCCATTTCGCCTATCAGCCCTGGCTGTTGCCGTCCGGTTCCTGGAAGGCCGTCCTCGCGGGGCTGGACGACCACTTCGGCAATCCCGTGGTCCTGCCGGACGGCCGCGAGGCCGAGCTGGCCGCCTATCTTGAAGCCAACGCCGCCGACCGCTTCCCCTCCAGACGCGCCGAAAAGATCATGCGCGGCCTCGGCTCGACCACGCCCGCCCGGATCACCGACGTGCCCTACATCCTGCACAAGCACCATGAACTGGACGACGCCGTGCTCAAGCGGCCCTCGGTCGGCGGCCTCGCCAACTGTCCGGCCTGCCACACCACAGCGGCCCAGGGCGTCTACGACGACGACAACGTGATCATCCCCCGCTGACCGCCTTCGGCGGTTTTCAGAAAGGCGGGGAGGAATCTCTTCGCCTCTCCATGAACCGGCGAAGCCGGCCCCCTTCGGGGGTTTATGGAACGGCCGAGAGGCTCCCGCCGTTCGCCTTTCCATGCTCCGGCGAAGCCGTGCCGGAGCCTTCGCGCGAGTGTTTGCCCTTGAGGAAGTCCAGGCCCAGGGCGACGCCCAGGGCCTTGAGCGCGGAGGTTCCGCTTTTCGGCGTTCCTCCCGCGCCGCCCTCGTCCCAATACTGGGTGTGGCAGCACACGGTGCGCGACAGGAACCCGTCGGCGGGCGTGGCGGCCACGTCGCGGACGCCTCGGCCGAACACCGGGCCCAGCGGCCCGCCGATCATGTCCCCGAAGATGAGGCGATGGTAGGGGAAGTAGATGTTGGTCCAGCGCGTGGGCGCGAAGGGCGCGCCGTGGTGCAGGAGCCGCACGCTGCGCCGGACCGGCCCCTGCTCCGTCCCGATGTCGTAGTGCTGCTCGTAGCCCAGGGGCTCGTCGAGCACCGGCGGGCAGCAGGGGTATTCGTACTGCTCCTTCGTGGCCGCGAACTCCTCAGGCGTGCGGGCCATGAGCAGTTGCCCGTGGGCCAGGGGCGCGCCCAGGGTCACGAAGTCCGTCACCAGCCAGGGAACCCCCACGCCGACATTCTCG includes:
- a CDS encoding diheme cytochrome c, coding for MNKRTLLSLCAALLLCAASPTWLLADGHGKNRDRRSECGTLPRNAAYDESCGGCHFAYQPWLLPSGSWKAVLAGLDDHFGNPVVLPDGREAELAAYLEANAADRFPSRRAEKIMRGLGSTTPARITDVPYILHKHHELDDAVLKRPSVGGLANCPACHTTAAQGVYDDDNVIIPR